In the Gossypium raimondii isolate GPD5lz chromosome 9, ASM2569854v1, whole genome shotgun sequence genome, one interval contains:
- the LOC128032550 gene encoding uncharacterized mitochondrial protein AtMg00310-like: MAWDTLCKPKGVGGLRFRDLRLFSIMLLGRQDGDVFHPKTVDKPSFAWTSISTAAKALKAGFDWQIRDGRRMTVWLKIWGFEGLDGNTLSDPSVDIQERVV; this comes from the exons ATGGCTTGGGACACATTGTGCAAGCCAAAGGGAGTGGGCGGCCTCAGATTCAGAGACCTTAGGCTTTTCAGTATTATGCTTCTAGGGAGACAA gatGGAGATGTGTTTCATCCTAAAACGGTCGATAAGCCTTCCTTCGCTTGGACGAGTATCTCGACTGCAGCTAAAGCCCTCAAAGCAGGATTCGATTGGCAAATTAGGGACGGTAGGAGAATGACAGTTTGGTTGAAAATCTGGGGTTTTGAAGGTCTTGATGGTAATACTTTAAGTGATCCTAGTGTTGACATTCAGGAAAGGGTGGTGTAA